One Chitinophagales bacterium genomic window carries:
- a CDS encoding cold shock domain-containing protein: MKKGKVKFFNSTKGFGFINDASTGQDIFVHVSGLTQEIREGDEVVFDVTPGKKGLNAVNVKLA; encoded by the coding sequence ATGAAAAAAGGTAAAGTAAAATTCTTTAATTCCACCAAGGGTTTTGGATTCATCAATGACGCATCCACCGGGCAGGATATTTTCGTCCATGTATCAGGATTAACACAAGAAATTCGTGAAGGAGATGAAGTGGTTTTCGACGTCACCCCAGGTAAAAAAGGTTTAAATGCAGTGAATGTGAAACTAGCATAA